TGTCCGCGCCGCCCCTTCCGGCCCCACCCGTGCCAGCGCCTTGCGTGTAGGATCGGGGTGACCGGCGCAGTGCCCGCGTGATGAGCAGGAGACGATGATGACCGCCCGGATGACCGCCTCAAGCAGCAACTGGCGCACCGATGGCGCCCGCCTGTGGGACAGCCTGATGGCGATGGCTGAGATCGGTCCCGGCCTGCGCGGCGGCAATAACCGCCAGACCCTGACCGATGCCGACCGCGAGGGGCGGCTCCTGTTCCAGCGCTGGTGCGAGGCCGAGGGGCTGACGCTCGGCATCGACGAAATGGGCACCATGTTCGCCCGGCGCGACGGCACCGACCCGCAGGCGCTGCCGGTGATGCTCGGCTCGCATCTCGACACCCAGCCGACCGGCGGCAAGTTCGACGGGGTGCTCGGCGTGCTCGGCGCGCTGGAGGTGGTGCGCACGCTCAACGAGATGGGCATCCGCACCAAGCACCCGATCGAGGTGGTGAACTGGACCAATGAGGAGGGCTCGCGCTTCGCCCCCGCCATGGTCGCCTCCGCCGTCCATGCCGGGGTCATGACGCTCGCGGACGCCTATGCGTCCGAGGACGCGGCGGGGCTGACGCTCGGCGCCGAGCTGGAGCGCATCGGCTTCAAGGGCGACGAGCCGGTCGGCACGCGCCGGGCGCACGCCTATTTCGAGCTGCATATCGAGCAGGGGCCGATCCTCGAGGCGGAAGGCCGCGACATTGGCGTCGTCACCCATGGCCAGGGCACGCGCTGGCTGGAAATCACCCTCACCGGGCGTGACGCCCATACCGGCTCGACGCCGATGCCGCGCCGGCTCAATGCCGGGCTCGGGGCGGCGCGCATCACCGAGCTCGTCGACAAGGTGGCCTGGGCGCACGCGCCACTCGGCGTCGGCGCGG
Above is a window of Ancylobacter sp. WKF20 DNA encoding:
- a CDS encoding Zn-dependent hydrolase — translated: MTASSSNWRTDGARLWDSLMAMAEIGPGLRGGNNRQTLTDADREGRLLFQRWCEAEGLTLGIDEMGTMFARRDGTDPQALPVMLGSHLDTQPTGGKFDGVLGVLGALEVVRTLNEMGIRTKHPIEVVNWTNEEGSRFAPAMVASAVHAGVMTLADAYASEDAAGLTLGAELERIGFKGDEPVGTRRAHAYFELHIEQGPILEAEGRDIGVVTHGQGTRWLEITLTGRDAHTGSTPMPRRLNAGLGAARITELVDKVAWAHAPLGVGAVGQLNHFPNSRNIIAGKVVFTVDIRHPDLAALDAMADAIRAGAEQIAADMGLGISIAVVNSFDPVPFDEVLVGRVRAAAESLGYSHRDIVSGAGHDACWMAKVAPSAMIFCPCVDGLSHNEDETITPEWAKAGADVLLHATLATAEVV